The region GTCGCTCCAACCGGAACCGGCGCACGGCGAAGGTCTCGTACCGCTCGTCGACCGCCTCACCGCGCAGCGCCGCCCGCAGGAACCGGAGCATGTCCCGGGTACGCCGGTACGGTTCGACGAAGTCGACCGCGTTCCAGTCCCCCACCACCACCGGCGACGACGCGCCGATGCCGAGCGCGAACCGCCCCGGCGCGGCCTCGGCCAGCGCCGCAGCGGTCATCGCCAGCAGCCCCGGGCCACGGGTGTAGACCGACGCGATGGCCGTACCGAGGCGCAGGTCGGGACGCCAGGCGGCGGCCAGGGCGAGCGGGGTGAACGCGTCCGCACCGTTCACCTCCGCCGACCACAGATCGGTGAAGCCGGCCTCGGCGAGCGCGGTGTAGGTCGCGGCGTGGTCGGCCAGCGGCACGCCACCGAACGGCACCGTCATACCCCAACGTTTCGTCACCGATCGATCGTGCCCGGTGACCGGGGGTACGGGCAATATCCCACCGGTGTCCATCCTGGTCGGGCCCGGCCGCGACAGCCCACGTTCCGCCCCGGTCGGGCCCGGCCGGGGCAGCCCACGTTCCGCCCCGGTCGGGCCGGGTTCCGACAGCCCACGTTCCGCCCCCCGGTCGGGCCGGGTTCCGACAGCCCACGTTCCGCGCGGCCACCGGCTCGGTGGCCGGGCCGGGCCTGCTGTGGCAAAAGGCAGGTCCGTGGCGGAGCCCGTCGGGTTGTAGCCTCACCGCGTGACTTTCTCGATCGTGGCGCGTTCGGACGACGGGCGGCTGCACGGTGTCGCCGTGGCCAGCAAGTTTCTCGCCGCCGGTGCGGTGGTGCCGGCCGCCGAGGCCGAGGTCGGCGCGCTGGCCACCCAGGCGCACGCCAATCTCGCGTACGGGCCGCAGGGGCTGGCCCTGCTGCGTACCGGGCTCGGGGCGGCCGACGTGATCGCCGGTCTGGTCGCCGCCGACTCCGGTCGCGCCGCCCGGCAACTCGGCGTCGTCGACGCCGACGGTGGGGCCGCCACGTACACCGGCGAGGACTGTCACGACTGGGCCGGCGGGCAGGCCGGCGACGGCTGGGCCGCGCAGGGCAACATCCTGGTCGGCCCGGAGGTGGTGGACGCGATCCGGGATGCCTGGCTGGGTGGCGATGCCCGGCGGCGGTTCGCCGAACGGCTGGTCGACGCGTTACGCGCCGGTGACCGGGCCGGCGGCGACCGGCGGGGTCGGCAGAGCGCCGGGCTGCTGGTGGTCGCCCGCCGGGGCGGGTACGGCGGCGGCAGCGACGTGGTGGTGGACCTGCGGGTGGACGACCACCCGGATCCGGTGACGGAACTGGCCCGGCTGTTGGACGTACACGTCATGCTCTTCGAACGGCCTGATCCGGCGACCCTGCTCGACCTGACCGGTGAGCTGGCCGCCGAGGTCGCGGCCCTGCTCACGGCGGCGGGGCACGCCCCGGCGGACGGCGGGGACGTCGCGGTCGACGCGGCGCTGGTGGACTGGGCCGGGGTGGAGAACCTGGAGGAGCGGATGGTGTCCGGCCGGATCGACCCGGTGGTCCTGGCCCATCTGCGCACCCGCGCCTGACCGGGGATCCCCCTGCCGACCGGGGCTCCCCACCGAGCAGGAATCTCCGGCGGCCGGGGACGCGAGAGAAGCGCTGGCACCAGCATGGCGCCTTCCTGAGCCACACTGAGCCATGTTGAGCCAGATTGTGTTGCCAGTGGCACCATCGTGTGCCATAGTAATGCCATGGACCTGAACCCGTACGTGGCCTCTCTCGGGCGCGAGCTGCTGACAGCCGCGGAGACCGGCGCTGACGACGACACCGCGTTGATCGAGCGGTTGACCGTGTCGATGGAGTCGGCGATCCGGCTCGCCCTGCTCGAAGCGCTGTCGGACGCCGCCGACGAGATCACCAGGGAACTGGCTCCCGGCTCGGTCCAGGTTCGCCTGCGTGGCCGTGACCCGGAATTCGTCGTGACACCGCACCTGGTGGAGCAGTCCCGGGACGCCGCCACCGACCGGGGTGCCGGGCCGACCGACGATGCCGCGACGGGCTTCGAGGACGGTGCCACCGCGCGCATCAACGTCCGCCTGCCGGAACAGCTCAAGACCGCGGTCGAGGAAGCGGCCGGCAAGGAGGGCCGGTCGGTCAACGCGTGGCTGGTGCGGGCCGCCTCGATCGCACTGCGGGCCGGGGAGCGCGACCACGGATCCGACCGGCGCGGCAAGCCCGGCGCGCAGCGCTACACCGGCTGGGCGCGATAGCCGAGCCCGGCCCCTTTCCTTCCACGTCCCCTACCAGCGGGGATGTTCTTCCGACTCATTCTGAGGGGACAACCATGCCTGTTTTCGCCACCCCGGAACCGATTTCCGTCACGATCGAACTCTCCGTCGGCGACGTACGGCTCGTCGCGAGCGACCGCACCGACACCGTCGTCGAGGTACGGCCGAGCGACCAGTCCGACGAGTCCGACGTGAAGGCCGCGCAGCAGACCCGCGTCGAGTACGCCAACGGCACGTTGACCGTACGCGGGCCGAAGTCCCGCGCATTCGACTTCTCCAAGAAGACCAGGTCGGTCTCCGTGCTCGTCGAACTTCCCACCGGTTCGGCGGTGAACGGTGACCTGGCGCTCGGGGACTTCCACAGCACCGGCGTACTGGGTGAGTGCCGGTTCAAGACGTCCGTCGGGCACCTCCGGCTCGACCGGACCGGCCCGCTCCGCCTGAACACCTCCGCCGGCCACATCGCGGTCGACGCGATCGCCGGAAACGCCGACGTCGCCACCGGCACCGGGCGCATTCAGATCGGCGACATCGACGGTGCCGCGGTCGTCAAGAACTCCAACGGCAACACCGACATCGGCACCGTCACCGGTGAACTGCGTGCGCGTGCGGCCAACGGCGACATCTCCGTCGACCGGGCCGATGCCGCGGTGGAGGCCAAGACCTCCAACGGAACCGTTCGCATCGGCGAGGTCGCCCGCGGTTCGGTCACGCTGCACACCGCGGCCGGCGACCTGGAGGTCGGTATCGCCGCGGGCGCCGCCGCATGGCTCGATCTGAAGACCGGGCACGGCCGGGTGCACAACGCGCTGGACGACATCGGACACGAGCCCGAGAAGTCCGAGGAGACCGTCGAAGTCCGTGCCCACACCTCCTTCGGCGACATCACCGTCCGTCGTTCCTGAGCAGACCCCCGTCCGCTGTTCCTGACCAGACACCTCTCGAAGGGGACCCCCATGACCACGCCATCCCAGTCGGCGATCACGGCGACCGGACTGCACCGGTCGTTCGGCGACCACGTCGTACTCGACGGAATCGACCTGGACGTCCCACGGGGCACCGTCTTCTCGCTGCTCGGCGCGAACGGAGCCGGCAAGACCACCATGGTCAAGATCTTGTCCACCCTGATCCGAGCCGACGGGGGCAGCGCGCGGATCGCCGGCCACGACCTGGCCACCGAGCCCGAGGCGGTCCGCGCCGCGATCGGGGTCACCGGCCAGTTCTCCGCGGTCGACAACCTGCTGACCGGCCGGGAGAACCTGACCCTGATGGCCGACCTGCATCACCTGGGCCGGGCGGCGGGCAGGCGCAGGGTCGCCGAACTGCTCGACCAGTTCGACCTGGTCGACGCGGCCGGGAAACCGGCCGTCACGTACTCCGGCGGCATGCGCAGGCGGCTCGACCTGGCGATGACCCTGGTCGGCACCCCCCGGGTGATCTTCCTCGACGAGCCGACCACCGGGCTGGACCCGCGCAGTCGCCGTGGCATGTGGCAGATCGTGCGGGAGCTGGTCGCGGGCGGCGTCACCATCTTCCTCACCACGCAGTACCTGGAGGAGGCCGACGAGCTCGCCGACCGGATAGCGGTACTGGACCATGGCAAGATCGTCGCCGAGGGCACCGCCGACGAGCTCAAGCGCCGCATCCCCGGCGGTCACATCCTGCTCCGGTTCGCCAGCCTCGGCGACCTCGAATCCGCCGCTCCCGCCGTCGGTCAGGCGTCCCGTGACAGCGACACGCTCGCCCTGCGGGTGCCGCACGACGGCAGCCTCCGTGCACTGAAGGCCCTGCTCGACCGACTCGACGAGAACGCCGTCGAGGTCGACTCGCTGAGCATGCACACCCCCGACCTCGACGACGTCTTCCTCGCCCTCACCGGCAACCCCGACAACCAGAAGGTGGCCACGCGATGAGCACCGTGTCGTACGCACTGACCGACTCGGCGACGATGCTGCGCCGCAACCTCAGGCGAATGGCGCGCTATCCGTCGATGACGGTGACGCTCGTCGGCATGCCGATCGTCTTCCTGCTGCTGTTCGTCTACGTCTTCGGCGGCACACTCGGCGCCGGGCTCGGCGGCCCCTCCGGCGGACGGGCGGAGTACGTCAACTACGTCACCCCCGCGATCATCCTGATGGCGATCACCGCCGCGGTTCAGGGCACCAGCATCTCGGTCGCCATGGACATGACCGAGGGCATCGTCGACCGGTTCCGCACCATGGCCATCGCCCGGGTTTCGGTCCTGACCGGACACGTCATCGGCAGCCTCGTCCAGACGATGCTCAGCGTTGCGGTGGTCATCGGGGTCGCACTGCTCATCGGCTTCCGGCCGTCGGCGGGTCCCGTCGACTGGCTCGCCCTCGTCGGCGTACTGCTGATGATGACCTTCGCCTTCGTCTGGCTGTCGGTCGCGCTCGGTCTGGTCAGCAAGACCGTCGAGTCGTCGAGCAACGTCGGCCTGCCGCTGGTCCTGCTGCCGTTCCTCGGCAGCGGGTTCGTCCCGACCGACTCGATGCCCACCGCGCTGCGCTGGTTCGCCGAGTACCAGCCGTTCACCCCGCTCATCGAGACCATCCGCGGGCTCCTGATGGGCACTCCGATCGGGAACAGCGCCGTCATCGCCATCGGCTGGTGTGTCGTCATCACCCTCGGCAGCTACCTCTGGTCGAAGAAGCTGTTCAACCGCGAGTCCACCCGATAGATCGGACAACGACCGCACCCGCGGGATGCCCTCTCGGCTCGGTGGTACGGAAGCTCGGACAGCTTCCAGACGCCCTGCCGGGAGGGCATCGGTCTATCCGTTCCCGCCGCTCGTGCTGTCAGCGGCGACCCAAGACCACATTTAACAAACTTAATGAAACCTTGACACAGACCCCCATTTATCGAAAGACTCCGATGCAGAGAGCGCTCTCCTTCCCCCTCGACACCAGCCAGCACGACCGAGCCGCCCCGGAGTCCACACCGGAGGCGTGCCGTCGGCGTGCACGGAAGGACTCCGATGATCCGTACCGTCAAGGGGCTCGGGATCGCCGCGGTGGCACTCACCGCGACCACCCTGCTGCCCTCGACGAGTTTCGCCGAGACCACCCCCACAGTCGGCACACCCGCCGCGGCGGCCCGGTTCGACATGGCCCCCGGCATGGTCGCGGCGATGCGCCGCGACCTGGGGCTCACCGACGACCAGATCGCGTCCCGCCTCGCCACCGAGGCGGCTGCCCCGGCCGTCGAGAAACGGCTGCGCGACCGGCTCGGCCCGGTGTTCGGCGGCGCCTGGATCCCCGCCGGCGCCGACCGGCTCACCGTCGCGGTCACCGACCCGGCCGCCGCCACCGTCGTCCGCGCGGCGGGCGCGAACGCGACGGTTGTCGCCCGCGGCGCGGCCCACCTCGACGCCGCGTTCCGGTCCCTGGACCGCAACGCGGCCAAGGCCACCGGCGGCACGATCCACGGCTGGTACGTCGACGTCGAGCACAACCGGGTCGTCGTGACCGCCGGACCCGGCGGCACACCGGCGGCGACGGCGTTCGCGCACGACAGCGGCGCGGGCGCGGTCACCGTGGTCGAGACCGCCGAGGCACCCAAACCGATGTACGACATCCGCGGCGGCGACCAGTACGTCATCAACGGCAACACCCTCTGCTCGGTCGGCTTCGCCGTCGCCGGTGGATTCGTCAGCGCCGGCCACTGCGGCGGCACCGGCAGCCCGACGCTCGGCTACAACAACGTCTCGCAGGGCACCTTCGCCGGCTCGTCGTTCCCCGGCAACGACTACGCGTGGATCCGGACCAACGGCTCGTGGACCCCGCAGCCGTGGGTCAACAACTACTCCGGCGGCAACGCCGTCGTGGCCGGCTCGCAGGACGCGGCGATCGGCAGTTCGGTCTGCCGCTCCGGCCGTACGACGGGTTGGCGCTGCGGCACGATCCTGGGCCGCAACGAGACCATCGTCTACGCCCAGGGTGCCGTCTCCGGCATGTCCCGCAGCAACGCGTGCGCCGAGCCGGGCGACTCCGGCGGCGCCTGGATCTCGGGCAACCAGGCCCAGGGCGTCACCTCCGGCGGTACGGGCAACTGTTCCACCGGCGGCACGATGTGGTTCCAGCCGGTGAACGAGATCCTCGGCGCGTACGGGCTCTCGCTGACCACCTCGGGCGGCGGGGGCAGCGCCAGTTCCCTGGTCAGCAACTGGAACAACAAGTGCATCGACGTACCGAACTCGAACTTCTCCGACGGGGTCCTGCTCCAGATGTGGGGCTGCAACTCCACCAACGCGCAGCGGTGGACCTTCGTCAACGGCACGTTGCAGACCTCGAACAACAAGTGCATGGACGTCGCGTGGGGCTCCGTCGCGAACGGCGCCGTGATCCAGATCGTCACGTGCAGCGGCAACCCGGCCCAGCAGTTCGTGCTCTCCGCCGCCGGGGACCTGGTCAATCCGCAGGCCAACAAGTGCGTCGACATCGAGGGCTGGAACTCCGGTGACGGGGCGCGACTGGTCATCTGGGACTGCGCCGGCACGGCCAACCAGAAGTGGCGCCGCGGCTGAGGACGTACCGCCCGATGTTTTCTCGCGGCGTCGCCCGCCGGTCGGACCCGGACCGGTCCGGCCGGTGGGCGACGCCGGGCCCGGTCAGCCCCGGTGTCGGGGCACCACCCGGTAGACGCTGACCAGCAGCAACGCCATCATCACGCTGGCCGTGCCGGCGATCGCCGAGGCGCCGCCCAGGTAGGCGTCGAACAGCCTCGGGCGGTTCAGCTCCTCGACCGGAATGGACAGCACCTCGTCGGTCGAGTACAACGCGTACCCGGCGACGGCCAGCAGCACCAGCCCGGCCAGCCCGAACAGGGTCACCGCCCGCCAGTGCGCGTCCTGCGACTCCACCTGGGCGTCCTCCCGCTGGAACAGCAGCAGCAGGATGCCGGCGACCGCGGCCCACGCACCGACGATCAGCAGCGAGGCCACAGCGTCGCTGGGCCGGTGCCAGCCGGCCGACAGGGTGGCCACCCCGGCCAGCGCCGTGTACGCCACGGCGACCAGCGCCCCCCAGGCGCGGACCTTGGGCGGCAGCACCAGGACCAGCGCCACGGCGACCGCGGCGGCGATCGTGGTGTGCCCGCTGGGCAGGCTGTTGCCGGCACCGGCCCGTTCCGGGTCGACGCCGAAGTCCGGCCGGTGGATGAGGTATTTCAGCACCTGGGTGGTGACGTTGGCCCCGACGACGAGCAGGGTCGCGACCACGGCCAGCGCCACCCGGCCCCGGATCAGCGCGATGAAGCCGATCACCGCGGTCGCGGCGACCAGGGAGACCACCGACATCGCGTTGAGTACGGTGCCGACCAGCTCGTCGATGTGATCCTGGCCGATCTGGTTGCCGGTCAACGCGATGGTGTCGAGTAGTTGACCGTGCTCGGTGCGTACGGCGAACCGCCAGATCAGGAGGAACGCAGCCACCTGGACGGCGGTCAGCAGGACCAGCCACGCCACCGTCAACGCCGTTCTCCGCCCATGCACCCGGCCACCGTAACGAACTCCCCCGGTACAGCAAATCGGCGGTCGGATCCCCGCGTACCGAGCCGTCGGGGCCGCGTCCGGGGAGTCTGCGCGAGGCCATAAGTTAGGCTCCCCTAAGACATGCGGAGGTGGTCGATGGCGCTCGACCGGGACCGGCCCGAATCCCTCGCCGACCTGCTCGGCGGCCGACGCGGCGGCTGGGATGCCACCGTGCCGCCGGTTGCCTTCGGCGTCGGCTGGCTGCTCGCCGACGGCTCGGTCTGGTACGGCACCCTCGCCGCGCTCGTCGTCGGGGTCGCGGTCGCCGGCTGGCGGCTGCGCCGGGGCGACCGGCCCGCCTCGGTGCTGGTCGGCCTGCTCGCCGTCTGCCTCGCCGCCCTCGTCGTCCTGCGCACCGGACGGGCCAGCGACTTCTTCCTGCTGCAACTCGTCTCGAACGCGGCCAGCGCACTGGCCTGGTTGGTCAGCATTTTGCTGCGCTGGCCGCTGCTCGGCGTGGTGGTCGGCACCCTGCTCGGCCAACGTGGACGGTGGCGGCGCGACCCGGACCTGCTGCGCGCCTACCGCCGGGGCAGTTGGGTGTGGGTCTGCCAGTACCTGGTCCGGCTGTTGGTCTTCGTCCCGCTCTACGCCGCCGACCAGGTGGTGGCGCTGGTCGGCGCCCGGGTGGCGCTGACCTGGCCGCTGGTGGCCGGGTGCGTGGCGGTGAGCTGGTGGGTGATCCGGCGGACCCTGCCGGCCGGCCACCCCGGGCTGCGGCACCCGGTCGACCCGGCGCCGGCCCCTGCACCACGGTAGGAGCGGCGCCGGCGCGGACGAAGCAACCGATGGAGCAGAACGAAGGCGGAGAGGCCGCCACGGGGGGAGCGGCCTCTCCGTCCGAGAACGGTACCCCGCACCGGAGCCCGGCGCGAGTCGAGAAAGCGTGCCGCGCAAGGAATTTATCCGTACGGGAGGTGGAACCGGGCGGGTGACACCGTGGTGCCACCCGCCCGGGGGTCGTACGCCGGCGCTTTCGCCGGGGTGGTGGGCCGGCCGGCCCGCTGCGTTGACCAAGCCGGCCAGCCCACCACTGATTGGCCTGACCGTGGGAATCAGGCCGCTCGGGGAGGGTCAGCCGTTCGGGAAGAGGTTGCCGAAGTCGGCGAACGCCATCGCGATGTCGGACTGGGCCCAGAACCGGTGGTAGTTGAACGTCGGTGCCGCACCGCCGTCGAGGTACGCCTGCACCTTCGGCCAGTCCGGGTCGTTGCGGTAGAACGACCGGATGTCGACGAAGCTCTTGCCCGCGGCGATCGCGTCACCGTTGGGCATGTCGCCGGTCCAGTTCGGCGGCAGGTAGAGGCCCTGCCCGGTGGAGGCGTTGTACACGTCGTCGAACCGCTGGTAGTCGGTCCGGGTCTCGGTGGTCGAGATGCCCTTCGACTCGGCGTGCGCGTACATCGCGTCGAGCAGGCCCTTGGCGGTGGTCTTCGCCGCCGTGTTGCCGGACTTCGCCGCGTACCACATCAGGGTCCGGGCGTACGCCGCGCCGACGCCGACGTCGGTGCCCTTGGCGGTCACCGTGACGTGCAGGTTGGTGTTCGCCGCCGGGGTGGTGGGGTTCCAGGTCGCCGGGGCACCGGTCCACGACATGTCGGACGGGATCTGGAAGTTCCCGCCGGTGCCGATCGTGGTGTTGGCGATCGCCCACGGCACCCACTTGTCCAGGATGGCCTTGGCCTTGGCGTTGCCGGTCACGTAGTACAGCTCGGCGACCCGGTGCAGCGACCAGACCTGCATGCCGAACCAACCGTTGCTGCCCGGGTCCTCGTAGACCGGGTGGTCGTCGTAGAACATGCCGTAGAAGGTCGGCTTGCCCGCCGGCGGCTGGGCGTAGGAGCCGTCCCAGCTGTTCGTCGCCCCACCGGCGATGGCGCCCTCGGCGGACTGGAGCCACTGGTAGAACTCCAGCTGCCGGTTCATGCTGTTGGTCCAGTCGGTCACCGCGGTCGCCGAACGCGGCCGCAGCTCCGGGACGTTGGTCAACGCCCAGGCGGTGAACGGGTTCTGGTAGCCGAAGTGGTTGTGGCTGGAACCGATCCGCCACGACCAGCCGGCGGCCGGGTCGGTGGCGCCGCCCCAGGCGTAGTACCAGGACATCAGGTAGTGCGCGGAGTCCTTGCCGGTACCGGCCGGGCAGGCGGTCGCCCCGACGCAGTTGCCGATCCGCTTGAAGTACTTGTCGAACATGGCGTACCGCAGGTAGTCGCCCATCTTGGCCGCCTTGGCCACGGTGGCCGCCACGTCGGCCTGCTTGTTCTGCTCCTTCGCCCAGGTCAGCGCCCAGTACGCGGCCTGGATGGCGCGCGCGTCGGCGTCCGGGGCGTTGGTGTACTTCCACTGCTTGGCCGGGCTGTTCGGGTCGCCGATGGAGATGTCCAGGAAGCCGTTGGGGCCACCGTGGGCGAAGGTGTCGCAGGACGGCTGCGGCACGGTCTCCCACACCGACTCCTGCGGACCCCGCTGGAAGGTGTTGATGTACGCCGGCCGGGTGGTCCCGTCACCGCAGCGGCCGAAGCCGTACGTGTTGTCGACGTCGAGCAGCCAGTGCATGCCGTAGATGTCGCCGGTGCCGTATGTCGACTGCAACTCGTTGCGCAGCGGGTCGACGCCCACCGGGACCGAGGGCTGCAACTGGGACGGGTACTGGCTGGGCAGGTTGTACTCGGCCGCGTACTGCGGGGTGCCGGCGACGCCGGCGGTGGGCTGGTCGTTGTGCGACGGGATGATGTAGCGCTCCATCACCGTCCAGGAGTTGTTGAACGGGGCCCAGTTCTGGGTCACCCTGCCGTACTGGGCCTCCAGCCAGATCCAGAAGCTGAACGCCTCGGAGGTGGTCTCGTGCCCGTGGTCGGGCGCCTCCACGATGAGCGTCTCGATGGAGTGGTACGGCACGCCCTCCGGGCTGAAGTAGCCGGAGTTCTTGATCTTGCCGTACTGCTCCAGGAAGCGCGCGGTGTAGACGTTGTTGCCGCCGGGGCTGTCGTTGTCGATCTCGGTGGCGACGATCGCCAGCGGCGCGTAACCGGTGGCCGAGGCGGTGATGGTGGCGGTGCCACCGGCGGTGTCGGCGTCCTCGGCCGCCGCGACGGTGAGGTTCACCCCGGTGTTCCAGTTTGCCGTGGTCAGCGTCGCCGTGGTGGGCGTCACGGTGACGTCGGTGTCACCGGTACGGGCCAGGGTGACCGGCACGCTGCCGGTCGGCGCGGCGCTGAGCTTCAGGTTCACCGAGGAGCTGCCGCCCTCGGTCACGTTCACCGAGGACGGGGTGGCCACCAGGACCGGTCCCGAGCCCGGCGTGACGGTGAAGGCGCGTTCGGCGGTCGCGGTCAGGTTCGCGTTGTCGTACGCGCGGGCCTGCACGGTGTAGCTGCCGGCCGGCTGGTCCTCCAGCAGATAGCTGTACGGCGCGGTGGTGTCGGTGTTGAGCAGCAGCCCGTTGCGGTAGAACTCGACCTTCGCGATGGTGCCGTCGGGGTCGCTCGCGGTGGCCGTCAGCGGTACGTCGGCCGGGGCCACGAACGGGCCGGCCGGGATGCTGAGGGTCACCGTGGGCGGCTGCGGTGTGGTGGTGCCGCCGCAGGTCACCCCGTTGACCGAGAACGAGGTCGGCTTGGCGTTGGTGCCGGTGAAGGAACCGTTGAAGCCGATCCCGGTGGACGCGCCGGTGGCCAGGTTGCCGTTCCAGGACAGGTTGGTGGCGGTCACCTGGTTGCCCGACTGGGTCCAGTTGGCCGACCAGCCCTGCGTCACCCGCTGGTTGCCGGGGAAGGTGAACCGCAGCGTCCAGCCGTTGATCGGGTCGCCGGTGTTGCGGACGGTGACGTTGGCGCTGAACCCGTTGTTCCAGTCGCTGGTCGCGTAGACCACGTCGCAGGCCGGCGCCGCTTGGGCGACGCCGGGGACGACGACCACGCCTAGCGCTGCCAGCACACCGGTGGCGAGGATCGCCAACCGGCGTCTTCTTGCGATGAGCTTCATTTTTCTGACTTCTCCTCGCGGACCAGGCCGTGGCGTTGCCGCCTCGGCTGGGCGCCTCCGTACGCGGATGTGGTGGTGAGTGGGCCGCGCATGGGGTGGGAGGCGCCGGGAAGGTGGTCGACCCGTCCCGGACCGGGGTCGGCGATCGACGGCAGAGCGCCGGACGTGACGGCTCTGGTCGGTGCTGGGCGCCGTACCGAAAAAGTCGGATGCCCTCGGCGGCCCGCGGTCGGCGTGGCTCCCGCTCCGCGATAATTCGACAGTCTTGCATGGGAGCGCTCCCGCAGCAAGGCGCAAGCCACCCCGGCCCCCCAGCGACGGCATGGTCACGACGAGCCGAGGGGGATTGACCTGCATCCATGACCGATCAAGGCCAGCACGTTGGCGTTACATCGACGTTGGTCGGATGTTTCGATCTTATTTTGGGTCTTTCACAAACCCGTGACGCGGGATACAGTCCAATCACGTCGATGGGAGCGCTTCCATCGATAGCGATGTAAGTGGTTTGAACCTACAGCACGTCTGGGAAGCACGGGTCGAACCGGAAACGCGACGCCCCCGACCTTCCGATCAGGCGCTACCCGGTAGCCCCGGGCAGCGTCAACCGCTCAGCCGTGGGGCTGACGACGGGCCAGCCCGGACTCCGCCGTCAGCCGACTCACCACCGTCGAGAGGAGGTGGAACCAGAGCCACTCGCGTGGCCCGGCTCCCGCGCGACACGCACGACCTGGACGCCAATTCCGTTCGTGCGTGTGTGTAACTGATGGTGGGGACGGGGGTTGCCCTCCCCGTCCCCACGCTATACCCCCTTCGGCAAG is a window of Micromonospora sp. NBC_01699 DNA encoding:
- a CDS encoding DUF1028 domain-containing protein → MTFSIVARSDDGRLHGVAVASKFLAAGAVVPAAEAEVGALATQAHANLAYGPQGLALLRTGLGAADVIAGLVAADSGRAARQLGVVDADGGAATYTGEDCHDWAGGQAGDGWAAQGNILVGPEVVDAIRDAWLGGDARRRFAERLVDALRAGDRAGGDRRGRQSAGLLVVARRGGYGGGSDVVVDLRVDDHPDPVTELARLLDVHVMLFERPDPATLLDLTGELAAEVAALLTAAGHAPADGGDVAVDAALVDWAGVENLEERMVSGRIDPVVLAHLRTRA
- a CDS encoding DUF4097 family beta strand repeat-containing protein, whose product is MPVFATPEPISVTIELSVGDVRLVASDRTDTVVEVRPSDQSDESDVKAAQQTRVEYANGTLTVRGPKSRAFDFSKKTRSVSVLVELPTGSAVNGDLALGDFHSTGVLGECRFKTSVGHLRLDRTGPLRLNTSAGHIAVDAIAGNADVATGTGRIQIGDIDGAAVVKNSNGNTDIGTVTGELRARAANGDISVDRADAAVEAKTSNGTVRIGEVARGSVTLHTAAGDLEVGIAAGAAAWLDLKTGHGRVHNALDDIGHEPEKSEETVEVRAHTSFGDITVRRS
- a CDS encoding ATP-binding cassette domain-containing protein yields the protein MTTPSQSAITATGLHRSFGDHVVLDGIDLDVPRGTVFSLLGANGAGKTTMVKILSTLIRADGGSARIAGHDLATEPEAVRAAIGVTGQFSAVDNLLTGRENLTLMADLHHLGRAAGRRRVAELLDQFDLVDAAGKPAVTYSGGMRRRLDLAMTLVGTPRVIFLDEPTTGLDPRSRRGMWQIVRELVAGGVTIFLTTQYLEEADELADRIAVLDHGKIVAEGTADELKRRIPGGHILLRFASLGDLESAAPAVGQASRDSDTLALRVPHDGSLRALKALLDRLDENAVEVDSLSMHTPDLDDVFLALTGNPDNQKVATR
- a CDS encoding ABC transporter permease, whose translation is MSTVSYALTDSATMLRRNLRRMARYPSMTVTLVGMPIVFLLLFVYVFGGTLGAGLGGPSGGRAEYVNYVTPAIILMAITAAVQGTSISVAMDMTEGIVDRFRTMAIARVSVLTGHVIGSLVQTMLSVAVVIGVALLIGFRPSAGPVDWLALVGVLLMMTFAFVWLSVALGLVSKTVESSSNVGLPLVLLPFLGSGFVPTDSMPTALRWFAEYQPFTPLIETIRGLLMGTPIGNSAVIAIGWCVVITLGSYLWSKKLFNRESTR
- a CDS encoding ricin-type beta-trefoil lectin domain protein translates to MIRTVKGLGIAAVALTATTLLPSTSFAETTPTVGTPAAAARFDMAPGMVAAMRRDLGLTDDQIASRLATEAAAPAVEKRLRDRLGPVFGGAWIPAGADRLTVAVTDPAAATVVRAAGANATVVARGAAHLDAAFRSLDRNAAKATGGTIHGWYVDVEHNRVVVTAGPGGTPAATAFAHDSGAGAVTVVETAEAPKPMYDIRGGDQYVINGNTLCSVGFAVAGGFVSAGHCGGTGSPTLGYNNVSQGTFAGSSFPGNDYAWIRTNGSWTPQPWVNNYSGGNAVVAGSQDAAIGSSVCRSGRTTGWRCGTILGRNETIVYAQGAVSGMSRSNACAEPGDSGGAWISGNQAQGVTSGGTGNCSTGGTMWFQPVNEILGAYGLSLTTSGGGGSASSLVSNWNNKCIDVPNSNFSDGVLLQMWGCNSTNAQRWTFVNGTLQTSNNKCMDVAWGSVANGAVIQIVTCSGNPAQQFVLSAAGDLVNPQANKCVDIEGWNSGDGARLVIWDCAGTANQKWRRG
- a CDS encoding phosphatase PAP2 family protein, producing MHGRRTALTVAWLVLLTAVQVAAFLLIWRFAVRTEHGQLLDTIALTGNQIGQDHIDELVGTVLNAMSVVSLVAATAVIGFIALIRGRVALAVVATLLVVGANVTTQVLKYLIHRPDFGVDPERAGAGNSLPSGHTTIAAAVAVALVLVLPPKVRAWGALVAVAYTALAGVATLSAGWHRPSDAVASLLIVGAWAAVAGILLLLFQREDAQVESQDAHWRAVTLFGLAGLVLLAVAGYALYSTDEVLSIPVEELNRPRLFDAYLGGASAIAGTASVMMALLLVSVYRVVPRHRG
- a CDS encoding DUF3159 domain-containing protein; this translates as MALDRDRPESLADLLGGRRGGWDATVPPVAFGVGWLLADGSVWYGTLAALVVGVAVAGWRLRRGDRPASVLVGLLAVCLAALVVLRTGRASDFFLLQLVSNAASALAWLVSILLRWPLLGVVVGTLLGQRGRWRRDPDLLRAYRRGSWVWVCQYLVRLLVFVPLYAADQVVALVGARVALTWPLVAGCVAVSWWVIRRTLPAGHPGLRHPVDPAPAPAPR